A genomic window from Gemmatimonadaceae bacterium includes:
- a CDS encoding ADOP family duplicated permease has protein sequence MLRSWTQAARRLARRPWFTLSAVLILGAGIAATTGVFSVVDTAVLRPLPYPNPDRLVMVLEANTAKSDAAGLLAPVRLEDWNRLNRSFSAISGSYNENMTETSGDLPERLPALRVAPRFFSVYATHAAVGRTPTSEEEAFGGPSAVVISDGFWARRFQRRADVTSQHLMLGGQRYAIVGVMPATFAVGGAGVDLWIPAQFAPGMLAARDARFLTGIGRMKPGVTLAAAQRDLSRVQAELGQAFPRTDKDWSAQLTDLKGARTAQVRQPLLFILGSVGMLLLIALANTAGLMLTHLQRRETELAIRGLLGATRLQVVAAVVQEILIIAAAAVVLASVTDVVLLRMARASLASLPRASELAIDWRALIVASLCGMCAAVVCGALPAWRATRRGIAATVTRIGRGTSSDSRSQRALVGGQIAVATVLLCSTALMLRSYHNLTHEDPGFDAGRSVTFHVGAGWGEDRAAVARMQLELLNAFRNIPGVTNAGFANFLPASNATIRYQVDLGAGAASDRANGRDHLTVGERSITDGYLPALGAHMAAGTTCPNLAVVQANAPKVLVNRRFVQEYAGGRNVVGQLMHWTTDRPTMPASEIVGVVDDVREDNLRTPAVPYVYSCIVAGGWPDPEYVVRTNGNPRALLAAIRGAVHDVAPARAVFGLMTLQDDLDDTLDQTRLQTTVIAAFGLAAVALAVIGLYGLVALAVATRRREIGIRIALGASPRRVVGEVAAHVGWLLAGGAVVGLLLTVAAQRELRTLVFGVAALDPVTLATAVIVLSAAAAVATVIPALRAAKIDPASAMRDSG, from the coding sequence ATGCTCCGCTCCTGGACCCAAGCCGCGCGACGTCTCGCCCGTCGCCCCTGGTTCACGCTGTCGGCTGTTCTCATCCTCGGCGCCGGTATCGCCGCCACGACCGGCGTATTCTCCGTCGTCGACACCGCGGTGCTTCGGCCGCTGCCCTATCCCAATCCCGACCGGTTGGTCATGGTGCTCGAGGCCAACACGGCCAAGAGCGACGCCGCCGGACTGCTCGCCCCGGTGCGATTAGAGGATTGGAATCGCCTGAACCGCAGCTTCAGCGCGATCTCCGGGAGCTATAACGAGAACATGACGGAGACGAGCGGTGATTTGCCGGAGCGGTTGCCGGCACTGCGCGTCGCGCCGCGCTTCTTCAGCGTGTACGCGACGCACGCCGCCGTCGGGCGAACGCCGACCTCGGAGGAAGAAGCGTTCGGCGGCCCGTCGGCCGTCGTCATCAGCGACGGATTCTGGGCGCGGCGCTTTCAACGACGCGCTGACGTCACGAGCCAGCATCTCATGCTCGGCGGCCAGCGCTATGCCATCGTCGGCGTGATGCCGGCGACTTTCGCCGTCGGAGGCGCCGGAGTCGACCTGTGGATTCCGGCGCAGTTCGCGCCCGGCATGCTCGCGGCACGCGATGCACGCTTCCTCACCGGCATCGGCCGGATGAAGCCCGGTGTGACGCTGGCCGCCGCGCAACGAGATCTCTCGCGCGTGCAAGCGGAGCTCGGCCAGGCATTTCCAAGAACGGACAAGGACTGGTCGGCGCAGCTGACGGATCTCAAAGGCGCGCGCACGGCGCAGGTGCGCCAGCCGCTGCTCTTCATTCTCGGTTCCGTCGGAATGCTGCTGCTGATCGCGCTCGCCAACACCGCGGGCCTCATGCTCACGCATCTGCAGCGGCGCGAAACAGAATTGGCGATTCGTGGCTTGCTCGGCGCAACGCGCCTCCAGGTGGTCGCGGCGGTCGTTCAGGAAATACTCATCATCGCCGCGGCGGCCGTCGTGTTGGCAAGCGTCACCGACGTGGTGCTGCTCAGAATGGCGAGAGCATCGCTGGCGTCGCTGCCGCGCGCGTCCGAGCTTGCGATCGACTGGCGCGCGCTCATCGTGGCGTCGCTGTGTGGGATGTGCGCGGCGGTGGTGTGCGGTGCGCTGCCCGCGTGGCGCGCGACTCGGCGCGGTATCGCCGCCACCGTCACGCGCATTGGGCGAGGGACGTCCTCCGACAGCCGGTCGCAGCGCGCGCTCGTGGGCGGGCAGATCGCCGTCGCGACGGTTCTCCTCTGCAGCACCGCGCTCATGCTTCGCAGCTATCACAACCTGACGCACGAAGATCCCGGCTTCGACGCCGGACGCAGCGTGACGTTTCACGTCGGCGCGGGCTGGGGTGAGGATCGCGCCGCGGTCGCGCGCATGCAGCTCGAGCTCCTGAATGCGTTTCGCAACATCCCCGGGGTGACGAACGCGGGATTCGCGAACTTTCTGCCGGCGTCCAACGCGACGATTCGCTATCAGGTCGATCTTGGCGCCGGCGCTGCGTCAGATCGAGCGAATGGCCGCGACCATCTCACCGTCGGTGAGCGAAGCATCACCGACGGGTATCTCCCGGCGTTGGGCGCGCACATGGCCGCCGGCACTACGTGTCCCAATCTCGCGGTCGTACAGGCGAACGCGCCCAAGGTGCTCGTGAATCGGCGATTCGTGCAAGAGTATGCTGGAGGGCGGAACGTCGTCGGGCAGCTCATGCACTGGACGACGGACCGTCCGACGATGCCGGCAAGCGAGATCGTCGGCGTGGTCGACGACGTTCGAGAGGACAATCTCCGCACGCCCGCCGTGCCGTATGTGTATTCTTGCATAGTCGCCGGCGGCTGGCCCGATCCGGAGTACGTCGTGCGCACGAACGGGAACCCGCGGGCGCTTCTCGCGGCCATTCGGGGCGCGGTGCACGATGTCGCTCCCGCGCGCGCCGTGTTCGGTCTCATGACGCTCCAGGACGATCTCGACGACACGCTGGATCAGACGCGGCTTCAGACGACGGTGATCGCGGCCTTTGGTCTCGCCGCTGTCGCCTTGGCGGTAATCGGGTTGTATGGCCTCGTCGCACTCGCCGTCGCCACGCGCCGCCGCGAGATCGGCATTCGCATCGCACTCGGCGCGTCACCGCGGCGAGTAGTGGGCGAAGTCGCCGCGCACGTCGGCTGGCTGCTCGCGGGCGGCGCGGTCGTGGGACTCTTGCTGACCGTGGCGGCGCAGCGCGAGCTCCGGACATTGGTATTCGGCGTCGCGGCGCTCGACCCGGTGACGCTGGCCACCGCGGTGATCGTGCTCAGTGCCGCGGCGGCGGTGGCGACCGTGATTCCCGCGCTGCGCGCCGCGAAAATCGACCCGGCGTCAGCGATGCGCGATAGCGGGTGA
- a CDS encoding M13 family metallopeptidase, producing the protein MTPTSKTPKALAAVALLALPAIASAQKQQGTTRALGIDTANFDRSVRPQDDFFRFVNGTWLAKTAIPADASSWGAFNELTEKSRNALHGILEDAAKANAPAGSPKRKVGDLYASYLDSARVERLGLTPLKPELAKITALTSNAQLPATFAHFAKLGIANPFGVGVRQDPKISTVNIVAISQSGLGLPDRDYYLRKDAAISATRNAYVAYITRLLTLANQPDPSGAAQRIVALETQIATPQWERAKSRDRNLTYNKMSVADLAAATPSYDWHAYLNAADLGAAKDVIVAQPDYVKAMNSIISSTPVSTWREYLTFKLLDEYANDLPAAFVNARFAFRDSTLSGAQQISPRWKRGVATVEGALGEAAGELYVQKYFPPEAKARMDALVKNILAAYKVGIDSVPWMSPETKKAAQDKLAHFTVKIGYPNKFKDYSKLAITRDDLLGNEVRNAEFRYEDMASQLGKPVDRTRWGMTPQTVNAYYNASNNEIVFPAAILQPPFFDMNADDAVNYGAIGAVIGHEIGHGFDDQGSKSDGLGNLRDWWSPSDAAAFKERTQKLGAEYAAINPIDDLHINPGLTMGENIGDNSGLMQAYRAYRISLHGKEAPVIGGLTGDQRFFIGFAQIWRTKFRDAALRNQLLTNPHSPGMARAFVPLTNNDAFMKAFNVKPGDKMYRAPADRVKIW; encoded by the coding sequence ATGACTCCTACCTCCAAGACCCCCAAGGCTTTGGCGGCCGTCGCCCTTTTGGCGCTTCCCGCCATCGCCTCCGCCCAGAAGCAGCAGGGAACCACCCGCGCTCTCGGCATCGACACCGCGAACTTCGACCGCTCCGTTCGCCCGCAAGACGATTTCTTCCGCTTCGTGAACGGCACCTGGCTCGCCAAGACGGCCATTCCGGCCGATGCATCGTCCTGGGGCGCGTTCAACGAGCTGACCGAGAAGAGCCGCAACGCGCTCCACGGCATTCTCGAGGACGCCGCGAAGGCCAATGCGCCCGCGGGCAGCCCCAAGCGCAAGGTCGGCGATCTGTATGCCAGCTACCTCGACTCGGCGCGCGTCGAACGGCTCGGCCTCACGCCGCTCAAGCCGGAGCTCGCGAAGATCACGGCGCTCACGTCGAACGCGCAGCTTCCCGCGACGTTCGCGCACTTCGCCAAGCTGGGCATCGCGAATCCGTTCGGCGTTGGCGTGCGGCAGGATCCCAAGATCTCGACGGTCAACATCGTCGCGATCTCCCAGTCCGGGCTCGGGCTTCCCGACCGCGACTACTATCTGCGCAAGGATGCGGCGATCAGCGCGACGCGCAACGCGTACGTCGCGTACATCACGCGGCTGCTGACGCTGGCGAACCAGCCCGATCCTTCCGGCGCCGCGCAGCGCATCGTGGCGCTCGAGACGCAGATCGCGACGCCGCAGTGGGAGCGCGCGAAGAGCCGCGATCGCAACCTCACGTACAACAAGATGTCGGTGGCGGATCTCGCCGCCGCCACGCCTTCATATGACTGGCATGCGTACTTGAACGCCGCCGATCTCGGGGCCGCAAAGGACGTCATCGTCGCGCAGCCGGACTACGTGAAGGCGATGAATTCCATTATCTCGAGCACGCCGGTCTCGACGTGGCGCGAGTATCTCACGTTCAAGCTGCTCGACGAGTACGCGAACGACCTGCCGGCCGCGTTCGTGAACGCCCGCTTCGCGTTCCGCGATTCGACGCTCAGCGGCGCGCAGCAGATCTCTCCGCGCTGGAAGCGCGGCGTCGCGACGGTCGAAGGCGCGCTCGGCGAAGCGGCCGGTGAGCTCTACGTCCAGAAGTACTTCCCGCCCGAGGCGAAGGCGCGGATGGATGCGCTCGTGAAGAACATCCTGGCGGCGTACAAGGTCGGCATCGATTCGGTGCCGTGGATGAGCCCCGAGACCAAGAAGGCCGCGCAGGACAAGCTGGCGCACTTCACGGTCAAGATCGGCTATCCGAACAAGTTTAAAGATTACTCAAAGCTCGCCATCACGCGCGACGACCTCCTCGGCAACGAGGTGCGGAACGCCGAATTCCGGTATGAAGACATGGCGAGCCAGCTGGGCAAGCCGGTCGATCGGACGCGCTGGGGCATGACGCCGCAGACGGTCAACGCGTATTACAACGCCTCGAACAACGAGATCGTCTTCCCGGCCGCCATTCTGCAGCCGCCGTTCTTCGACATGAACGCCGACGATGCGGTGAACTATGGCGCGATCGGCGCGGTGATCGGGCACGAGATCGGTCACGGCTTCGACGACCAGGGCTCGAAGTCCGACGGTCTGGGCAACCTGCGCGACTGGTGGTCGCCGTCGGACGCGGCCGCGTTCAAGGAGCGCACGCAGAAGCTCGGCGCCGAGTATGCGGCGATCAATCCGATTGATGATTTGCACATCAACCCCGGTTTGACGATGGGCGAGAACATCGGCGATAACAGCGGGTTGATGCAGGCGTATCGCGCGTATCGGATCTCGCTGCACGGCAAGGAAGCGCCGGTGATCGGCGGCCTCACGGGCGACCAGCGGTTCTTCATCGGGTTCGCGCAGATCTGGCGCACGAAGTTCCGCGACGCGGCGCTGCGCAACCAGCTGCTCACCAATCCGCATTCGCCGGGCATGGCGCGCGCGTTCGTGCCGCTCACGAACAACGATGCGTTCATGAAAGCATTCAACGTGAAGCCGGGCGACAAGATGTATCGCGCGCCGGCGGACCGCGTGAAGATCTGGTGA
- a CDS encoding multicopper oxidase domain-containing protein: MSPVLAITNIQHNPGGRMTVRDPRRGGFGRAALLTSLMSFMSFMLFVVFTAVPSGVVHAQNPQPVACPAEQLPLITIPEIKSVDKHLRATLKLVDGVRTMWGSTGDNRCATQNLRYFMGYDPAHRTPWPTGPEPIPGPTFRAQVGDLVEITFFNQINVNNFAGSLDHADMGDMSACDQYSTSTSRSQSRMIYGGSSGPDSMPNCLHGSSTTNIHFHGTHTTPSTTGDNVLLFIRPSLRSKSGVFSPSETQVDAMLAGFYSTCEAKGPPTNWAQMPVAWRTLQKNLIQTYDKTAPYQGKNGALPASMRLWPVDSMEIARGLWPQYQLGANPYCFPLPNYNPATMRMGQAPGTHWYHAHKHGSTALNVANGMTGAFIIEGQYDVDLHRYYPNLVERVLMLQQLSTAPFPLTTPSTRGPGAARPQISVNGRLDPVVTMRPGEVQLWRTINGAFRDAVEFMYTQGPPAQNRRLCDSVNAPATNPVQWRQIAQDGVQFSLANYQQVGTANAKVNLAPANRADFLVSAPSQPGTYTVCIVRNSALFVQPGAPAPPDRPSVLLTVNVTGNAIVPAQTFIPDAQFPTFPPFLTDITPGEIKNHRELVFGPGNSTINGKMFQDTTVDQAMLLNTAEEWVVKNQANDKSHPFHIHINPFQIIEMFEPNAPEALNPSSPCYVNPADTTTFKPCATRQPKAPWVWWDTFAIPTGRQVTLSCTKLEDCPAQLRPFTECTTQNGTTTCVEFIPGWFKMRSRFVDFTGMYVLHCHILIHEDRGMMQLIEVVPSTTPYRHR, translated from the coding sequence GTGAGCCCCGTGCTCGCCATCACCAACATCCAGCACAATCCCGGAGGGCGTATGACGGTGCGCGATCCAAGGCGCGGCGGCTTCGGCCGCGCCGCGCTTCTCACGTCGTTGATGTCGTTCATGTCGTTCATGCTGTTCGTGGTATTCACGGCGGTGCCGAGCGGAGTCGTTCACGCCCAGAATCCGCAACCAGTGGCGTGTCCGGCGGAGCAGCTCCCGCTGATCACCATCCCCGAGATCAAGAGTGTCGACAAGCATCTGCGCGCCACGCTCAAGCTCGTGGACGGCGTGCGCACGATGTGGGGATCGACCGGCGACAACCGCTGCGCGACGCAGAATCTGCGCTACTTCATGGGATACGATCCCGCGCACCGGACGCCGTGGCCGACGGGCCCCGAGCCCATTCCCGGTCCCACGTTCCGCGCCCAGGTCGGCGATCTCGTCGAGATCACGTTCTTCAACCAGATCAACGTCAACAACTTCGCGGGCTCGCTCGACCACGCGGACATGGGCGACATGTCGGCGTGCGATCAGTACAGCACCAGCACGTCGCGCTCGCAGAGTCGCATGATCTACGGCGGTTCCTCGGGCCCCGACTCGATGCCGAACTGCCTGCACGGCTCGAGCACCACGAACATCCATTTCCACGGCACGCACACCACGCCGTCGACCACGGGCGACAACGTTCTTCTGTTCATTCGTCCGTCGCTGCGCAGCAAGAGCGGGGTGTTTTCCCCAAGTGAGACACAGGTCGACGCGATGCTGGCCGGGTTCTATTCGACATGCGAAGCCAAGGGGCCGCCGACCAACTGGGCACAAATGCCGGTCGCCTGGCGGACACTTCAGAAGAATCTCATTCAAACTTACGATAAGACCGCGCCCTACCAGGGAAAGAACGGTGCATTGCCGGCGAGTATGCGGCTGTGGCCCGTCGACTCCATGGAAATCGCGCGCGGCTTGTGGCCGCAATATCAGCTCGGCGCCAACCCGTATTGCTTCCCGCTGCCGAACTACAATCCGGCGACCATGCGCATGGGCCAGGCGCCCGGAACGCACTGGTATCATGCGCACAAACACGGATCGACGGCGCTGAACGTGGCGAATGGCATGACGGGCGCGTTCATCATCGAAGGGCAGTACGACGTGGATTTGCATCGCTACTATCCCAACCTCGTCGAGCGCGTATTGATGCTCCAGCAGCTGTCGACGGCGCCGTTCCCGCTCACGACGCCGAGCACGCGCGGGCCCGGCGCGGCACGCCCGCAGATCTCGGTCAACGGTCGGCTCGATCCCGTCGTCACCATGCGGCCCGGTGAAGTGCAGCTATGGCGCACGATCAACGGCGCCTTCCGCGATGCGGTCGAGTTCATGTACACGCAGGGTCCGCCGGCGCAGAACAGACGACTGTGCGACAGCGTGAACGCGCCCGCGACGAATCCGGTGCAGTGGCGTCAGATCGCGCAGGACGGCGTGCAGTTCAGCCTCGCGAACTATCAGCAGGTTGGGACAGCCAACGCGAAGGTGAATCTCGCGCCGGCGAACCGCGCCGATTTCCTCGTCAGCGCGCCGAGCCAGCCCGGGACGTACACGGTGTGCATCGTGCGCAACAGCGCGCTATTCGTGCAGCCCGGCGCACCGGCGCCGCCGGATCGGCCGAGCGTGCTCCTGACCGTGAACGTGACCGGCAACGCGATCGTGCCGGCGCAGACGTTCATTCCGGACGCGCAGTTCCCGACGTTCCCGCCCTTCCTGACGGACATCACGCCGGGCGAGATCAAGAACCATCGCGAGCTCGTATTCGGCCCGGGCAACAGCACCATCAACGGAAAGATGTTCCAGGACACGACCGTCGATCAGGCCATGCTCCTGAACACGGCGGAAGAATGGGTCGTGAAGAACCAGGCGAACGACAAGTCGCACCCGTTCCACATCCACATCAATCCGTTCCAGATCATCGAGATGTTCGAGCCGAACGCGCCGGAAGCGCTGAATCCGTCGAGTCCGTGCTATGTGAATCCCGCGGATACGACGACGTTCAAGCCGTGCGCAACACGCCAGCCGAAGGCGCCGTGGGTGTGGTGGGACACGTTCGCGATTCCAACGGGGCGGCAGGTCACACTGAGCTGCACCAAGCTCGAGGACTGTCCGGCACAGCTGCGGCCGTTCACTGAATGCACCACACAGAACGGCACGACGACCTGTGTCGAATTCATTCCCGGCTGGTTCAAGATGCGCTCGCGCTTCGTCGACTTCACCGGCATGTACGTGTTGCACTGCCACATTCTCATTCACGAAGATCGAGGAATGATGCAGCTCATCGAAGTCGTTCCGAGCACGACACCGTACCGGCATCGATGA
- a CDS encoding TonB-dependent receptor: MMFLRRILLPVAVVIATGAQAQSPKPAQSRDTTYRLPVVVTEGVRPIATSDGGSALDIRLDSLPLPAASNLDRALRDVPFMQIRTNPRGEAYFALRGSSFSAREVAVLVDGVPVSLNFDHRADLSLLPVAGIQTLTVVRGLPSLLYGPNVLGGVINLGLARVPLDAAAKPSARFESGIDQTGAYGVASSVSVPQRVGAGELLVRAGGGYNRSLGFPLPPSVHEPAPFGDGDLRLNSYHEQGDGFAALRYESDGGRWMSLSSSGYSMRRGVPAELNSKTPMLAAYPAERRAFSVLSLGTGDVSSLLGGQAALQANVGYDGGRTELLGFTTRTYDVVKTREADDDHNVTARVVADQTVASNGDLHAAITYGSVRRHEALAPGATSDYGQRLWSGATDFGWLLPDALGLSALRASAGAAIDAADTPDTAGKPAVGEMRTWGGRLGLAGRAGDRMLLHVGVNRRVRFPSLRELYSLGGQVQPNPNLRPEMMVAGEAGTTVSFAHAQLQAVAFHNLIKDEIVQSTTPQKKVQRINRDRTTATGLELLGALPIGRASFTADLTAQNVGGRNPTTATDFRAEYQPKFAGGASVTAPIAFGTALIASTRMVGAQYCVDAASAAGYDHLSATARTSVELSRRWRLASRGSGWFSGFETAVAADNVGAEAVYDQCGLPQPGRIVRFEMKFR; this comes from the coding sequence ATGATGTTTCTCCGTCGCATTCTGCTTCCGGTCGCCGTCGTCATCGCGACCGGAGCACAGGCGCAGTCGCCCAAACCTGCGCAGTCTCGTGACACGACGTACCGCTTGCCGGTCGTCGTGACTGAGGGCGTGCGGCCCATCGCCACGAGCGACGGCGGCAGCGCGCTCGACATTCGTCTCGACTCGCTGCCGTTGCCCGCGGCGTCGAATCTTGATCGCGCCCTTCGCGACGTGCCGTTCATGCAGATACGCACGAACCCGCGCGGCGAAGCGTACTTCGCGCTGCGCGGTTCGAGCTTCAGTGCGCGCGAGGTCGCGGTGCTCGTCGACGGCGTACCGGTGAGTCTCAACTTCGATCACCGCGCGGATCTGTCGCTGCTGCCGGTGGCGGGAATTCAAACGCTCACGGTCGTGCGCGGACTCCCCTCGCTGCTCTATGGGCCCAACGTCCTTGGCGGCGTCATCAACCTTGGGCTCGCGCGCGTCCCGCTCGACGCCGCGGCGAAGCCGTCCGCGCGGTTCGAGTCGGGAATCGATCAGACGGGCGCGTACGGTGTGGCGTCGTCAGTGAGCGTGCCGCAGCGAGTCGGCGCGGGCGAGCTGCTCGTCCGCGCGGGCGGCGGGTACAATCGCAGTCTTGGATTTCCGTTGCCGCCGAGCGTGCACGAGCCTGCACCGTTCGGCGATGGTGACTTGCGCCTCAACTCATATCACGAGCAGGGCGACGGCTTCGCCGCGCTCCGGTACGAGTCCGACGGAGGGCGGTGGATGTCGCTGTCGTCGTCGGGCTACTCGATGCGCCGCGGCGTACCGGCCGAGTTGAATTCGAAAACGCCGATGCTCGCGGCATATCCCGCCGAGCGACGCGCGTTCTCCGTGCTGTCGCTCGGCACAGGCGATGTGAGCTCTCTCCTCGGCGGCCAGGCCGCGCTGCAGGCGAACGTGGGCTACGACGGCGGACGCACGGAGCTGCTCGGCTTCACGACACGCACCTACGACGTGGTGAAAACGCGCGAGGCCGACGACGATCACAATGTCACCGCACGCGTCGTCGCCGATCAGACCGTCGCCAGCAACGGCGACCTTCACGCGGCGATCACCTACGGCAGCGTGCGCCGGCACGAGGCGCTCGCGCCGGGCGCAACGTCGGACTACGGCCAGCGGCTCTGGAGTGGTGCGACGGATTTCGGCTGGCTCCTGCCCGACGCCCTTGGACTCTCGGCGCTGCGCGCGAGCGCGGGTGCCGCGATCGATGCCGCCGACACGCCGGACACCGCTGGAAAGCCGGCCGTTGGAGAGATGCGCACGTGGGGCGGTCGTCTCGGGCTCGCGGGCCGCGCGGGCGATCGCATGCTGCTGCACGTCGGTGTCAATCGCCGCGTGCGCTTTCCGTCGCTCAGAGAGTTGTACTCGTTGGGCGGACAGGTACAGCCGAATCCGAACCTGCGTCCCGAAATGATGGTCGCCGGCGAAGCGGGAACGACCGTGTCGTTCGCTCACGCGCAACTTCAGGCCGTGGCGTTTCACAATTTGATAAAGGACGAAATCGTCCAGAGTACCACGCCGCAGAAGAAGGTGCAGCGCATCAACCGCGATCGCACGACGGCGACGGGACTCGAGCTGCTCGGTGCGCTGCCTATCGGTCGCGCGAGCTTTACCGCGGACTTGACGGCGCAGAATGTCGGCGGCCGCAATCCCACGACGGCAACAGACTTTCGCGCCGAGTACCAGCCCAAGTTCGCGGGCGGCGCGAGCGTGACGGCGCCGATTGCGTTCGGGACGGCGCTCATCGCATCGACGCGCATGGTCGGCGCGCAGTATTGCGTCGACGCCGCCAGCGCCGCGGGCTACGACCACCTGTCCGCAACGGCGCGCACGAGCGTCGAGCTATCGCGCCGTTGGAGACTTGCGTCTCGAGGCAGCGGATGGTTCTCGGGATTCGAAACCGCGGTGGCCGCGGACAACGTCGGCGCGGAGGCCGTCTACGACCAGTGCGGTCTGCCCCAGCCCGGGCGCATCGTTCGATTCGAGATGAAGTTCCGATAG
- the tsaA gene encoding tRNA (N6-threonylcarbamoyladenosine(37)-N6)-methyltransferase TrmO: MQTFTITPIGVVHSPFTETKQIPKGPGARHDEEGVLELRADLEPGLADIEGFSHLFVLWIFHRAGDYDLTAYPPSDDKPHGVFATRSPRRPNPIGLTVVELLGREGTKLRVRGVDMLDGTPIADIKPYLSSVPAEKLKRGWLEGRD, encoded by the coding sequence ATGCAGACATTCACCATCACCCCGATTGGCGTCGTCCACAGTCCATTCACAGAGACGAAGCAGATTCCGAAGGGCCCGGGAGCCAGACACGATGAGGAAGGTGTCCTCGAGCTTCGCGCGGACCTCGAGCCCGGTCTCGCCGACATCGAAGGGTTTTCACACCTCTTCGTGCTGTGGATCTTTCATCGCGCCGGAGATTATGACCTCACCGCCTACCCGCCGTCCGACGACAAGCCGCACGGCGTCTTCGCCACGCGATCGCCGCGGCGACCCAATCCCATCGGGCTGACGGTGGTCGAATTACTCGGGCGCGAGGGGACGAAGCTCCGTGTGCGCGGCGTCGACATGCTCGACGGAACGCCGATCGCGGACATCAAGCCATATTTGTCGAGCGTGCCGGCCGAAAAGCTCAAGCGTGGATGGTTGGAAGGGCGCGACTGA